The Ascochyta rabiei chromosome 3, complete sequence genome segment ATGATTCAGCGCTTCCAGACTGTTTGCCCCGACTGCCAGGGCGAGGGTGAGATCATCCGCGACAAGGACAGGTGCAAGCAGTGCAACGGCAAGAAGACCATCATCGAGCGCAAGGTCCTGCACGTCCACGTCGACCGCGGTGTCCAGAGCGGCCACAAGATCGAGTTCCGCGGCGAAGGCGACCAGCTCCCCGGCGTCGAGCCTGGCGATGTCATCTTCGAGATAGAGCAGAAGCCGCACGCACGTTTCCAGCGCAAGGGCGACGACCTCTTCTTCCACGCCGAGATCGACCTCCTGACTGCCCTTGCAGGCGGCCAGATCCACATCGAGCACCTAGACGAGCGCTGGCTGACTGTCGACATCATCCCCGGCGAGTGCATCAGCCCCGGCGAGGTCAAGGTCATTCGCGGCCAGGGTATGCCTTCGTACCGACACCACGACCACGGCAACCTGTACATTCAGTTTGACGTCAAGTTCCCCGAGCGTCTGGGAGGCGAAGACGGCGAGCCCATGACACCGGAGCACATTCGTGCCCTTGAGTCTGTCCTGCCACCACGAAAGGCTGCTGATGCTACCCCTCCAGCGAACGCCATGACCGAGGACTTCACACTTGAGTCTGTTGACCCCACACGCGAGCAGGCACGTGCGCGAGGCATGGCCAGCCCAGATGACGAGGATGATGACATGCACCCCGGTGCCGAGCGCGTCCAGTGCGCATCGCAGTAAAAGTCGAACGAGCGGTGTTAGTAGCGAATGATTTACGACGAACGAAGCACGACACAAAGCATGAAGAGACGAGCGACGGCGTCGTGGCTTCTGGGGATGATGTTTTGCATGATGTTTGGACACGGTGGCTACGCATATCACGGCCACTGCGTCTGAGCAGGATACGCTCCGATGCGCCAAGCATCGCGAGAGATTTTCTTTTCGATAGACCGGCCAGCGGTGGCTTCCTTTGTTTT includes the following:
- a CDS encoding Type I HSP40 co-chaperone is translated as MVKETKFYDILGVSPDATEAQLKSAYKKGALKWHPDKNAHNPDAADKFKDLSHAYEVLQDSQKRQLYDQYGEEGLEQGGGGGGGMAAEDLFAQFFGGGGGGGPFGNMFGGGMREQGPKKARTISHTHKVSLEDIYRGKISKLALQKSVICPKCHGVGGKEGAVKKCAGCDGRGMKHMMRQMGPMIQRFQTVCPDCQGEGEIIRDKDRCKQCNGKKTIIERKVLHVHVDRGVQSGHKIEFRGEGDQLPGVEPGDVIFEIEQKPHARFQRKGDDLFFHAEIDLLTALAGGQIHIEHLDERWLTVDIIPGECISPGEVKVIRGQGMPSYRHHDHGNLYIQFDVKFPERLGGEDGEPMTPEHIRALESVLPPRKAADATPPANAMTEDFTLESVDPTREQARARGMASPDDEDDDMHPGAERVQCASQ